One window of the Chiroxiphia lanceolata isolate bChiLan1 chromosome 30, bChiLan1.pri, whole genome shotgun sequence genome contains the following:
- the TIMELESS gene encoding protein timeless homolog isoform X4, which produces MDWYMMNCELLATCSALGYLEGDVYHREPDCLESVKDLIRYLRHEDETRDVRQQLGAAQILQNDLLPILVQYPQDKVLFDAIVRLMVNLTQPALLCFGKVPADAASRHHFLQVLSYLQAYKEAFASEKVFVVLSEKLYDLLQLDWEQRQEEDTLLIERILLLVRNVLHVPPDPTEEQGVDGDASVHDRVLWALHISGMDDLLKFLASAQVEQQWALHVLEIISLMFRDQNPEELAALGQGPAGAEHGEDTRELETLRQRELAEKRARALQRPSRHSRFGGSYVLQGLKSIGDRDVVFHKGLHNLKSYSHDLGKEPQRVPRRRQAAPESEPSHRSARNVRLFLRHFCQDFLEGCYNRLMLLVKDQLVREKAQQHDETYYLWATAFFMAFNRRRGFRPELVSETVSVRAFHFIEQNLTKYYEMALMDKKEATTWAHRMHLALKAYQELLRTVQEMDRSPEQAVRDSSQVIKSNIFYLMEYRELFLTLFRKFDETKQPRSFLRDLVETAHLFLRMLERFCRGRASLVVQSKRVRRKKKPRAPAAFTPPPPSTAELEELWAGLAPQLQACLEGKVPLPEDVVPFDAASETPVEEQRAEALLRIQGCLRRSQVPQALRLLRSARDVWPEGDVFGAADAGPPEETRLLREILVAPLPRNPPPEPEEPEDEEEEDEEEEEETVQVSEKEFNFLDYLKRFACAPVVRALVLLLRGYARNSPRTNHCAARLLHRLARDLRMEPLLFQLSLFALFHRLLSDPAAGAHQELVALAKFILGKFFALAATNKKAFVELLFWKNPTAVYEMTKGYSSLQEGEGAPKSRVPPWTPQEEQELRELYWKYKEVEGEDIIAAILAHLPTAGRTRRQVVKQLVRMGLASSARDFPRERKGTRIVLWTQEQEEELTRLFEEFQGSDDVLGNIMKHLTARRSRARVVEKLLGLGLVSERKELYKKRRRKSHGHGPGMAAAGVPGVPAQDSSAEDEDSEEEEEDEEDEVEEGPMEENWAPEEGAGQGLAQRLHQEGLAGPLRWLENCLRRAAGDREEDGVSHPVPLVPLTEENEDAMEDRRFQSLLRQLGLRPPASEQESFWRIPAALTPQQLRRAAASVTHHGPDPSGSPRDLPGPPKCPQDPGPEQLPAELGSDSESEEPVPVPVPSPVQSGTKRRRELDSEDEDGGNSAPSPLPPPTGPGLAPAAPCSEEDEEDEDPQPRGRRKRVRCLEEEEEEEEEEG; this is translated from the exons ATGGACTGGTACATGATGAACTGCGAGCTCCTGGCCACCTGCAGCGCCCTGGGCTACCTGGAGGGTGACGTCTACCACCGGGAGCCCGACTGCCTGG agAGCGTCAAGGACCTGATCCGGTACCTGCGCCACGAGGACGAGACCCGGGACGTGCGGCAGCAGCTGGGGGCAGCCCAGATCCTGCAGAACGACCTCCTGCCCATCCTGGTGCAGTACCCGCAGGACAAGGTGCTCTTCGATGCCATCGTCAG GCTGATGGTGAACCTGACGCAGCCGGCCCTGCTCTGCTTCGGGAAGGTGCCCGCGGACGCAGCCTCCCGGCACCACTTTCTCCAGGTGTTGTCCTACCTGCAGGCCTACAAGGAG GCTTTCGCCAGCGAGAAGGTTTTCGTGGTGCTCAGCGAGAAGCTCTACGACCTCCTGCAGCTG GACTGGGAGCAGCGACAGGAGGAGGACACGCTGCTGATCGAGAGGATCCTGCTGCTGGTGCGCAATGTGCTGCACGTCCCCCCGGACCCCACGGAGGAGCAG GGTGTGGATGGGGACGCCAGCGTGCACGACCGGGTGCTGTGGGCGCTGCACATCAGCGGCATGGACGACCTGCTCAAGTTCCTGGCCAGCGCCCAGGTGGAGCAGCAATGGGCCCTGCACGTCCTGGAGATCATCTCCCTCATGTTCCGAGACCAG AACCCGGAGGAGCTGGCGGCGCTGGGACAGGGGCCGGCGGGCGCCGAGCACGGGGAGGACACGCGGGAGCTGGAGACCCTGCGGCAGCGGGAGCTGGCAGAGAAGAGGGCCCGGGCACTGCAGCGCCCGTCCAG gcactcCCGCTTCGGTGGCTCCTACGTCCTGCAGGGCCTGAAGTCGATCGGGGACCGGGATGTCGTGTTCCACAAAGGGCTGCACAAC CTGAAGAGCTACAGCCACGACCTGGGCAAGGAGCCCCAGCGGGTGCCCCGGCGGCGCCAGGCGGCCCCCGAATCCGAGCCCTCCCACCGCTCCGCCCGCAACGTCCGGCTCTTCCTGCGCCACTTCTGCCAGGACTTCCTGGAGGGCTGCTACAACCGCCTGATGCTGCTGGTCAAG GACCAGCTGGTGAGGGAGAAGGCTCAGCAGCACGACGAGACCTATTACCTGTGGGCCACCGCCTTCTTCATGGCCTTCAACCGGCGCCGCGGTTTCCGCCCGGAGCTGGTGTCGGAGACGGTGAGTGTCCGTGCCTTCCACTTCATTGAGCAGAACCTCACCAAATACTACGAGATGGCCCTGATGGACAAGAAGGAGGCAACAACCTGGGCCCACAG GATGCACCTGGCCCTGAAGGCGTACCAGGAGCTGCTGCGGACGGTGCAGGAGATGGACCGGTCCCCCGAGCAGGCGGTGCGGGACAGCAGCCAGGTCATCAAGA gcaaCATCTTCTACCTGATGGAATACCGGGAGCTCTTCCTGACGCTCTTCCGCAAGTTCGACGAGACCAAGCAGCCGCGCAGCTTCCTGCGGGACCTGGTGGAGACGGCCCACCTCTTCCTCCGCATGCTGGAGCGCTTCTGCCGCGGCCGTGCCAGCCTCGTGGTGCAG AGCAAACGTGTCCGCAGGAAGAAGAAGCCACGGGCGCCCGCAGCCTTCACCCCGCCACCACCCAGCACGgcggagctggaggagctgtgggcGGGATTGGCCCCCCAGCTCCAGGCCTGCCTGGAG GGCAAGGTGCCCCTCCCCGAGGACGTGGTGCCCTTCGACGCCGCCTCGGAGACGCCGGTGGAGGAGCAGCGCGCGGAGGCTCTGCTGCGGATCCAGGGGTGCCTGCGGCGTTCCCAGGTGCCCCAGGCCCTGAGGCTGCTCCGCTCCGCCAG ggacgTCTGGCCCGAAGGGGACGTGTTCGGAGCTGCTGACGCGGGGCCGCCTGAGGAGACCCGGCTGCTGCGGGAGATCCTCGTCGCTCCCCTGCCCC GGAACCCACCCCCTGAGCCCGAGGAGCCGGAGgacgaggaagaggaggatgaagaagaggaggaggagacagtgCAAGTGTCAGAGAAGGAATTCAACTTCCTTGACTACCTGAAGCG GTTCGCCTGTGCCCCCGTGGTGCGGgcgctggtgctgctgctccggGGGTACGCGCGGAACAGCCCCCGCACCAACCACTGCGCCGCGCGGCTGCTGCACCGCCTGGCCCGTGACCTGCGCATGGAGCCGCTGCTCTTCCAGCTCTCCCTCTTCGCCCTCTTCCACCGCCTGCTCAGCGACCCCGCGGCCGGCGCCCACCAG GAGCTGGTGGCCTTGGCCAAGTTCATCCTGGGCAAGTTCTTTGCGCTGGCGGCCACCAACAAAAAGGCCTTTGTGGAGCTGCTCTTCTGGAAGAACCCGACGGCCGTCTACGAGATGACCAAGGGCtacagctccctgcaggagggagaggg GGCTCCCAAGAGCCGGGTCCCTCCCTGGACCccccaggaagagcaggagctgcGGGAGCTGTACTGGAAGTACAAAGAAGTGGAAG gtgAGGACATCATCGCTGCCATCCTGGCCCATCTCCCGACTGCCGGGCGGACGCGGAGGCAGGTGGTGAAGCAGCTGGTGCGGATGGGGCtggccagcagtgccagggactTCCCACGGGAGAG GAAGGGCACCCGCATCGTGCTGTGGactcaggagcaggaggaggagctgaCGCGGCTTTTTGAGGAATTCCAGGGCTCGGAcg ATGTCCTGGGGAACATCATGAAGCACCTGACGGCGCGGCGGTCGCGGGCTCGGGTGGTGGAgaagctgctggggctggggctggtgtCGGAGCGCAAGGAGCTGTACAAGAAACGCCGGAGAAAGAGCCACGGCCACGGCCCCGGGATG gctgctgctggtgtcCCGGGTGTGCCAGCCCAGGACAGCTCAGCAGAGGATGAGgacagtgaggaggaggaggaggacgaggaggatGAAGTGGAGGAAGGCCCCATGGAGGAGAACTGGGCACCCGAGgaaggggctgggcagggcctGGCTCAGCGTCTGCATCAGGAAG gccTGGCCGGGCCCCTGCGGTGGCTGGAGAACTGTCTGAGGAGGGCGGCGGGGGACCGAGAGGAGGATG GCGTGTCCCACCCGGTGCCGCTGGTGCCGCTGACGGAGGAGAACGAGGATGCCATGGAGGATCGGCGCTTCCAGAGCCTGCTGCGGCAGCTGGGGCTGCGGCCCCCCGCCAGCGAGCAG GAATCCTTCTGGCGCATCCCAGCTGCCCTCACCCCGCAGCAGCTCCGACGCGCGGCCGCCTCCGTCACCCACCACGGCCCCGACCCCTCAGGGTCCCCCCGGGACCTGCCTGGGCCACCCAAGTGCCCCCAGGACCCAGGTCCAG AACAGCTGCCGGCAGAGCTGGGATCGGACTCGGAGAG CGAGGAGCcggtccctgtccccgtccccagCCCAGTGCAGTCGGGCACCAAGAGGCGCCGGGAGCTCGAcagtgaggatgaggatggcGGGAACTCAG ctccctcccctcttcctccaCCCACAGGTCCCGGGctggcccctgcagccccctgctctgaggaggatgaggaggacgAGGACCCACAGCCCCGGGGGAGGCGGAAGCGCGTCCGctgcctggaggaggaggaggaggaggaggaggaagagggttGA
- the TIMELESS gene encoding protein timeless homolog isoform X1, whose protein sequence is MDWYMMNCELLATCSALGYLEGDVYHREPDCLESVKDLIRYLRHEDETRDVRQQLGAAQILQNDLLPILVQYPQDKVLFDAIVRLMVNLTQPALLCFGKVPADAASRHHFLQVLSYLQAYKEAFASEKVFVVLSEKLYDLLQLDWEQRQEEDTLLIERILLLVRNVLHVPPDPTEEQGVDGDASVHDRVLWALHISGMDDLLKFLASAQVEQQWALHVLEIISLMFRDQNPEELAALGQGPAGAEHGEDTRELETLRQRELAEKRARALQRPSRHSRFGGSYVLQGLKSIGDRDVVFHKGLHNLKSYSHDLGKEPQRVPRRRQAAPESEPSHRSARNVRLFLRHFCQDFLEGCYNRLMLLVKDQLVREKAQQHDETYYLWATAFFMAFNRRRGFRPELVSETVSVRAFHFIEQNLTKYYEMALMDKKEATTWAHRMHLALKAYQELLRTVQEMDRSPEQAVRDSSQVIKSNIFYLMEYRELFLTLFRKFDETKQPRSFLRDLVETAHLFLRMLERFCRGRASLVVQSKRVRRKKKPRAPAAFTPPPPSTAELEELWAGLAPQLQACLEGKVPLPEDVVPFDAASETPVEEQRAEALLRIQGCLRRSQVPQALRLLRSARDVWPEGDVFGAADAGPPEETRLLREILVAPLPRNPPPEPEEPEDEEEEDEEEEEETVQVSEKEFNFLDYLKRFACAPVVRALVLLLRGYARNSPRTNHCAARLLHRLARDLRMEPLLFQLSLFALFHRLLSDPAAGAHQELVALAKFILGKFFALAATNKKAFVELLFWKNPTAVYEMTKGYSSLQEGEGAPKSRVPPWTPQEEQELRELYWKYKEVEGEDIIAAILAHLPTAGRTRRQVVKQLVRMGLASSARDFPRERKGTRIVLWTQEQEEELTRLFEEFQGSDDVLGNIMKHLTARRSRARVVEKLLGLGLVSERKELYKKRRRKSHGHGPGMAAAGVPGVPAQDSSAEDEDSEEEEEDEEDEVEEGPMEENWAPEEGAGQGLAQRLHQEGLAGPLRWLENCLRRAAGDREEDGVSHPVPLVPLTEENEDAMEDRRFQSLLRQLGLRPPASEQESFWRIPAALTPQQLRRAAASVTHHGPDPSGSPRDLPGPPKCPQDPGPGEGPGWGCGTPTSGDGPEPLSLCPSAEQLPAELGSDSESEEPVPVPVPSPVQSGTKRRRELDSEDEDGGNSAPSPLPPPTGPGLAPAAPCSEEDEEDEDPQPRGRRKRVRCLEEEEEEEEEEG, encoded by the exons ATGGACTGGTACATGATGAACTGCGAGCTCCTGGCCACCTGCAGCGCCCTGGGCTACCTGGAGGGTGACGTCTACCACCGGGAGCCCGACTGCCTGG agAGCGTCAAGGACCTGATCCGGTACCTGCGCCACGAGGACGAGACCCGGGACGTGCGGCAGCAGCTGGGGGCAGCCCAGATCCTGCAGAACGACCTCCTGCCCATCCTGGTGCAGTACCCGCAGGACAAGGTGCTCTTCGATGCCATCGTCAG GCTGATGGTGAACCTGACGCAGCCGGCCCTGCTCTGCTTCGGGAAGGTGCCCGCGGACGCAGCCTCCCGGCACCACTTTCTCCAGGTGTTGTCCTACCTGCAGGCCTACAAGGAG GCTTTCGCCAGCGAGAAGGTTTTCGTGGTGCTCAGCGAGAAGCTCTACGACCTCCTGCAGCTG GACTGGGAGCAGCGACAGGAGGAGGACACGCTGCTGATCGAGAGGATCCTGCTGCTGGTGCGCAATGTGCTGCACGTCCCCCCGGACCCCACGGAGGAGCAG GGTGTGGATGGGGACGCCAGCGTGCACGACCGGGTGCTGTGGGCGCTGCACATCAGCGGCATGGACGACCTGCTCAAGTTCCTGGCCAGCGCCCAGGTGGAGCAGCAATGGGCCCTGCACGTCCTGGAGATCATCTCCCTCATGTTCCGAGACCAG AACCCGGAGGAGCTGGCGGCGCTGGGACAGGGGCCGGCGGGCGCCGAGCACGGGGAGGACACGCGGGAGCTGGAGACCCTGCGGCAGCGGGAGCTGGCAGAGAAGAGGGCCCGGGCACTGCAGCGCCCGTCCAG gcactcCCGCTTCGGTGGCTCCTACGTCCTGCAGGGCCTGAAGTCGATCGGGGACCGGGATGTCGTGTTCCACAAAGGGCTGCACAAC CTGAAGAGCTACAGCCACGACCTGGGCAAGGAGCCCCAGCGGGTGCCCCGGCGGCGCCAGGCGGCCCCCGAATCCGAGCCCTCCCACCGCTCCGCCCGCAACGTCCGGCTCTTCCTGCGCCACTTCTGCCAGGACTTCCTGGAGGGCTGCTACAACCGCCTGATGCTGCTGGTCAAG GACCAGCTGGTGAGGGAGAAGGCTCAGCAGCACGACGAGACCTATTACCTGTGGGCCACCGCCTTCTTCATGGCCTTCAACCGGCGCCGCGGTTTCCGCCCGGAGCTGGTGTCGGAGACGGTGAGTGTCCGTGCCTTCCACTTCATTGAGCAGAACCTCACCAAATACTACGAGATGGCCCTGATGGACAAGAAGGAGGCAACAACCTGGGCCCACAG GATGCACCTGGCCCTGAAGGCGTACCAGGAGCTGCTGCGGACGGTGCAGGAGATGGACCGGTCCCCCGAGCAGGCGGTGCGGGACAGCAGCCAGGTCATCAAGA gcaaCATCTTCTACCTGATGGAATACCGGGAGCTCTTCCTGACGCTCTTCCGCAAGTTCGACGAGACCAAGCAGCCGCGCAGCTTCCTGCGGGACCTGGTGGAGACGGCCCACCTCTTCCTCCGCATGCTGGAGCGCTTCTGCCGCGGCCGTGCCAGCCTCGTGGTGCAG AGCAAACGTGTCCGCAGGAAGAAGAAGCCACGGGCGCCCGCAGCCTTCACCCCGCCACCACCCAGCACGgcggagctggaggagctgtgggcGGGATTGGCCCCCCAGCTCCAGGCCTGCCTGGAG GGCAAGGTGCCCCTCCCCGAGGACGTGGTGCCCTTCGACGCCGCCTCGGAGACGCCGGTGGAGGAGCAGCGCGCGGAGGCTCTGCTGCGGATCCAGGGGTGCCTGCGGCGTTCCCAGGTGCCCCAGGCCCTGAGGCTGCTCCGCTCCGCCAG ggacgTCTGGCCCGAAGGGGACGTGTTCGGAGCTGCTGACGCGGGGCCGCCTGAGGAGACCCGGCTGCTGCGGGAGATCCTCGTCGCTCCCCTGCCCC GGAACCCACCCCCTGAGCCCGAGGAGCCGGAGgacgaggaagaggaggatgaagaagaggaggaggagacagtgCAAGTGTCAGAGAAGGAATTCAACTTCCTTGACTACCTGAAGCG GTTCGCCTGTGCCCCCGTGGTGCGGgcgctggtgctgctgctccggGGGTACGCGCGGAACAGCCCCCGCACCAACCACTGCGCCGCGCGGCTGCTGCACCGCCTGGCCCGTGACCTGCGCATGGAGCCGCTGCTCTTCCAGCTCTCCCTCTTCGCCCTCTTCCACCGCCTGCTCAGCGACCCCGCGGCCGGCGCCCACCAG GAGCTGGTGGCCTTGGCCAAGTTCATCCTGGGCAAGTTCTTTGCGCTGGCGGCCACCAACAAAAAGGCCTTTGTGGAGCTGCTCTTCTGGAAGAACCCGACGGCCGTCTACGAGATGACCAAGGGCtacagctccctgcaggagggagaggg GGCTCCCAAGAGCCGGGTCCCTCCCTGGACCccccaggaagagcaggagctgcGGGAGCTGTACTGGAAGTACAAAGAAGTGGAAG gtgAGGACATCATCGCTGCCATCCTGGCCCATCTCCCGACTGCCGGGCGGACGCGGAGGCAGGTGGTGAAGCAGCTGGTGCGGATGGGGCtggccagcagtgccagggactTCCCACGGGAGAG GAAGGGCACCCGCATCGTGCTGTGGactcaggagcaggaggaggagctgaCGCGGCTTTTTGAGGAATTCCAGGGCTCGGAcg ATGTCCTGGGGAACATCATGAAGCACCTGACGGCGCGGCGGTCGCGGGCTCGGGTGGTGGAgaagctgctggggctggggctggtgtCGGAGCGCAAGGAGCTGTACAAGAAACGCCGGAGAAAGAGCCACGGCCACGGCCCCGGGATG gctgctgctggtgtcCCGGGTGTGCCAGCCCAGGACAGCTCAGCAGAGGATGAGgacagtgaggaggaggaggaggacgaggaggatGAAGTGGAGGAAGGCCCCATGGAGGAGAACTGGGCACCCGAGgaaggggctgggcagggcctGGCTCAGCGTCTGCATCAGGAAG gccTGGCCGGGCCCCTGCGGTGGCTGGAGAACTGTCTGAGGAGGGCGGCGGGGGACCGAGAGGAGGATG GCGTGTCCCACCCGGTGCCGCTGGTGCCGCTGACGGAGGAGAACGAGGATGCCATGGAGGATCGGCGCTTCCAGAGCCTGCTGCGGCAGCTGGGGCTGCGGCCCCCCGCCAGCGAGCAG GAATCCTTCTGGCGCATCCCAGCTGCCCTCACCCCGCAGCAGCTCCGACGCGCGGCCGCCTCCGTCACCCACCACGGCCCCGACCCCTCAGGGTCCCCCCGGGACCTGCCTGGGCCACCCAAGTGCCCCCAGGACCCAGGTCCAGGTgaggggccgggctgggggtgTGGGACCCCCACCAGTGGGGACGGCCCCGAGCCCCTCTCCTTGTGCCCCTCAGCAGAACAGCTGCCGGCAGAGCTGGGATCGGACTCGGAGAG CGAGGAGCcggtccctgtccccgtccccagCCCAGTGCAGTCGGGCACCAAGAGGCGCCGGGAGCTCGAcagtgaggatgaggatggcGGGAACTCAG ctccctcccctcttcctccaCCCACAGGTCCCGGGctggcccctgcagccccctgctctgaggaggatgaggaggacgAGGACCCACAGCCCCGGGGGAGGCGGAAGCGCGTCCGctgcctggaggaggaggaggaggaggaggaggaagagggttGA
- the TIMELESS gene encoding protein timeless homolog isoform X3, producing the protein MDWYMMNCELLATCSALGYLEGDVYHREPDCLESVKDLIRYLRHEDETRDVRQQLGAAQILQNDLLPILVQYPQDKVLFDAIVRLMVNLTQPALLCFGKVPADAASRHHFLQVLSYLQAYKEAFASEKVFVVLSEKLYDLLQLDWEQRQEEDTLLIERILLLVRNVLHVPPDPTEEQGVDGDASVHDRVLWALHISGMDDLLKFLASAQVEQQWALHVLEIISLMFRDQNPEELAALGQGPAGAEHGEDTRELETLRQRELAEKRARALQRPSRHSRFGGSYVLQGLKSIGDRDVVFHKGLHNLKSYSHDLGKEPQRVPRRRQAAPESEPSHRSARNVRLFLRHFCQDFLEGCYNRLMLLVKDQLVREKAQQHDETYYLWATAFFMAFNRRRGFRPELVSETVSVRAFHFIEQNLTKYYEMALMDKKEATTWAHRMHLALKAYQELLRTVQEMDRSPEQAVRDSSQVIKSNIFYLMEYRELFLTLFRKFDETKQPRSFLRDLVETAHLFLRMLERFCRGRASLVVQSKRVRRKKKPRAPAAFTPPPPSTAELEELWAGLAPQLQACLEGKVPLPEDVVPFDAASETPVEEQRAEALLRIQGCLRRSQVPQALRLLRSARDVWPEGDVFGAADAGPPEETRLLREILVAPLPRNPPPEPEEPEDEEEEDEEEEEETVQVSEKEFNFLDYLKRFACAPVVRALVLLLRGYARNSPRTNHCAARLLHRLARDLRMEPLLFQLSLFALFHRLLSDPAAGAHQELVALAKFILGKFFALAATNKKAFVELLFWKNPTAVYEMTKGYSSLQEGEGAPKSRVPPWTPQEEQELRELYWKYKEVEGEDIIAAILAHLPTAGRTRRQVVKQLVRMGLASSARDFPRERKGTRIVLWTQEQEEELTRLFEEFQGSDDVLGNIMKHLTARRSRARVVEKLLGLGLVSERKELYKKRRRKSHGHGPGMAAAGVPGVPAQDSSAEDEDSEEEEEDEEDEVEEGPMEENWAPEEGAGQGLAQRLHQEGLAGPLRWLENCLRRAAGDREEDGVSHPVPLVPLTEENEDAMEDRRFQSLLRQLGLRPPASEQESFWRIPAALTPQQLRRAAASVTHHGPDPSGSPRDLPGPPKCPQDPGPAEQLPAELGSDSESEEPVPVPVPSPVQSGTKRRRELDSEDEDGGNSAPSPLPPPTGPGLAPAAPCSEEDEEDEDPQPRGRRKRVRCLEEEEEEEEEEG; encoded by the exons ATGGACTGGTACATGATGAACTGCGAGCTCCTGGCCACCTGCAGCGCCCTGGGCTACCTGGAGGGTGACGTCTACCACCGGGAGCCCGACTGCCTGG agAGCGTCAAGGACCTGATCCGGTACCTGCGCCACGAGGACGAGACCCGGGACGTGCGGCAGCAGCTGGGGGCAGCCCAGATCCTGCAGAACGACCTCCTGCCCATCCTGGTGCAGTACCCGCAGGACAAGGTGCTCTTCGATGCCATCGTCAG GCTGATGGTGAACCTGACGCAGCCGGCCCTGCTCTGCTTCGGGAAGGTGCCCGCGGACGCAGCCTCCCGGCACCACTTTCTCCAGGTGTTGTCCTACCTGCAGGCCTACAAGGAG GCTTTCGCCAGCGAGAAGGTTTTCGTGGTGCTCAGCGAGAAGCTCTACGACCTCCTGCAGCTG GACTGGGAGCAGCGACAGGAGGAGGACACGCTGCTGATCGAGAGGATCCTGCTGCTGGTGCGCAATGTGCTGCACGTCCCCCCGGACCCCACGGAGGAGCAG GGTGTGGATGGGGACGCCAGCGTGCACGACCGGGTGCTGTGGGCGCTGCACATCAGCGGCATGGACGACCTGCTCAAGTTCCTGGCCAGCGCCCAGGTGGAGCAGCAATGGGCCCTGCACGTCCTGGAGATCATCTCCCTCATGTTCCGAGACCAG AACCCGGAGGAGCTGGCGGCGCTGGGACAGGGGCCGGCGGGCGCCGAGCACGGGGAGGACACGCGGGAGCTGGAGACCCTGCGGCAGCGGGAGCTGGCAGAGAAGAGGGCCCGGGCACTGCAGCGCCCGTCCAG gcactcCCGCTTCGGTGGCTCCTACGTCCTGCAGGGCCTGAAGTCGATCGGGGACCGGGATGTCGTGTTCCACAAAGGGCTGCACAAC CTGAAGAGCTACAGCCACGACCTGGGCAAGGAGCCCCAGCGGGTGCCCCGGCGGCGCCAGGCGGCCCCCGAATCCGAGCCCTCCCACCGCTCCGCCCGCAACGTCCGGCTCTTCCTGCGCCACTTCTGCCAGGACTTCCTGGAGGGCTGCTACAACCGCCTGATGCTGCTGGTCAAG GACCAGCTGGTGAGGGAGAAGGCTCAGCAGCACGACGAGACCTATTACCTGTGGGCCACCGCCTTCTTCATGGCCTTCAACCGGCGCCGCGGTTTCCGCCCGGAGCTGGTGTCGGAGACGGTGAGTGTCCGTGCCTTCCACTTCATTGAGCAGAACCTCACCAAATACTACGAGATGGCCCTGATGGACAAGAAGGAGGCAACAACCTGGGCCCACAG GATGCACCTGGCCCTGAAGGCGTACCAGGAGCTGCTGCGGACGGTGCAGGAGATGGACCGGTCCCCCGAGCAGGCGGTGCGGGACAGCAGCCAGGTCATCAAGA gcaaCATCTTCTACCTGATGGAATACCGGGAGCTCTTCCTGACGCTCTTCCGCAAGTTCGACGAGACCAAGCAGCCGCGCAGCTTCCTGCGGGACCTGGTGGAGACGGCCCACCTCTTCCTCCGCATGCTGGAGCGCTTCTGCCGCGGCCGTGCCAGCCTCGTGGTGCAG AGCAAACGTGTCCGCAGGAAGAAGAAGCCACGGGCGCCCGCAGCCTTCACCCCGCCACCACCCAGCACGgcggagctggaggagctgtgggcGGGATTGGCCCCCCAGCTCCAGGCCTGCCTGGAG GGCAAGGTGCCCCTCCCCGAGGACGTGGTGCCCTTCGACGCCGCCTCGGAGACGCCGGTGGAGGAGCAGCGCGCGGAGGCTCTGCTGCGGATCCAGGGGTGCCTGCGGCGTTCCCAGGTGCCCCAGGCCCTGAGGCTGCTCCGCTCCGCCAG ggacgTCTGGCCCGAAGGGGACGTGTTCGGAGCTGCTGACGCGGGGCCGCCTGAGGAGACCCGGCTGCTGCGGGAGATCCTCGTCGCTCCCCTGCCCC GGAACCCACCCCCTGAGCCCGAGGAGCCGGAGgacgaggaagaggaggatgaagaagaggaggaggagacagtgCAAGTGTCAGAGAAGGAATTCAACTTCCTTGACTACCTGAAGCG GTTCGCCTGTGCCCCCGTGGTGCGGgcgctggtgctgctgctccggGGGTACGCGCGGAACAGCCCCCGCACCAACCACTGCGCCGCGCGGCTGCTGCACCGCCTGGCCCGTGACCTGCGCATGGAGCCGCTGCTCTTCCAGCTCTCCCTCTTCGCCCTCTTCCACCGCCTGCTCAGCGACCCCGCGGCCGGCGCCCACCAG GAGCTGGTGGCCTTGGCCAAGTTCATCCTGGGCAAGTTCTTTGCGCTGGCGGCCACCAACAAAAAGGCCTTTGTGGAGCTGCTCTTCTGGAAGAACCCGACGGCCGTCTACGAGATGACCAAGGGCtacagctccctgcaggagggagaggg GGCTCCCAAGAGCCGGGTCCCTCCCTGGACCccccaggaagagcaggagctgcGGGAGCTGTACTGGAAGTACAAAGAAGTGGAAG gtgAGGACATCATCGCTGCCATCCTGGCCCATCTCCCGACTGCCGGGCGGACGCGGAGGCAGGTGGTGAAGCAGCTGGTGCGGATGGGGCtggccagcagtgccagggactTCCCACGGGAGAG GAAGGGCACCCGCATCGTGCTGTGGactcaggagcaggaggaggagctgaCGCGGCTTTTTGAGGAATTCCAGGGCTCGGAcg ATGTCCTGGGGAACATCATGAAGCACCTGACGGCGCGGCGGTCGCGGGCTCGGGTGGTGGAgaagctgctggggctggggctggtgtCGGAGCGCAAGGAGCTGTACAAGAAACGCCGGAGAAAGAGCCACGGCCACGGCCCCGGGATG gctgctgctggtgtcCCGGGTGTGCCAGCCCAGGACAGCTCAGCAGAGGATGAGgacagtgaggaggaggaggaggacgaggaggatGAAGTGGAGGAAGGCCCCATGGAGGAGAACTGGGCACCCGAGgaaggggctgggcagggcctGGCTCAGCGTCTGCATCAGGAAG gccTGGCCGGGCCCCTGCGGTGGCTGGAGAACTGTCTGAGGAGGGCGGCGGGGGACCGAGAGGAGGATG GCGTGTCCCACCCGGTGCCGCTGGTGCCGCTGACGGAGGAGAACGAGGATGCCATGGAGGATCGGCGCTTCCAGAGCCTGCTGCGGCAGCTGGGGCTGCGGCCCCCCGCCAGCGAGCAG GAATCCTTCTGGCGCATCCCAGCTGCCCTCACCCCGCAGCAGCTCCGACGCGCGGCCGCCTCCGTCACCCACCACGGCCCCGACCCCTCAGGGTCCCCCCGGGACCTGCCTGGGCCACCCAAGTGCCCCCAGGACCCAGGTCCAG CAGAACAGCTGCCGGCAGAGCTGGGATCGGACTCGGAGAG CGAGGAGCcggtccctgtccccgtccccagCCCAGTGCAGTCGGGCACCAAGAGGCGCCGGGAGCTCGAcagtgaggatgaggatggcGGGAACTCAG ctccctcccctcttcctccaCCCACAGGTCCCGGGctggcccctgcagccccctgctctgaggaggatgaggaggacgAGGACCCACAGCCCCGGGGGAGGCGGAAGCGCGTCCGctgcctggaggaggaggaggaggaggaggaggaagagggttGA